One region of Mangifera indica cultivar Alphonso chromosome 3, CATAS_Mindica_2.1, whole genome shotgun sequence genomic DNA includes:
- the LOC123209996 gene encoding universal stress protein PHOS34-like, whose protein sequence is MGDTAKPLMMVAVDNSNHSFYALEWALDNFFAKVGSNHLFRLIVIHARPSPNALFGFGGPGTTSTDVISLMDADAKKAAQKVIERVKDACGRRSVSNVPVQSMEGDPRDVITEAVDKHHADILVLGSHGYGAVKRAVLGSVSDYCAHHCSCSIMIVKKPKS, encoded by the exons ATGGGGGATACAGCGAAACCATTGATGATGGTGGCGGTAGACAACAGCAACCATAGCTTCTATGCATTAGAGTGGGCTCTTGATAATTTCTTTGCTAAAGTTGGTTCCAATCATCTCTTCAGGCTCATTGTTATTCATGCTCGACCCTCTCCCAATGCTCTTTTTGGATTCGGAGGACCCGGAACCA CCTCTACTGATGTTATATCCCTGATGGATGCTGATGCGAAGAAAGCAGCACAAAAGGTCATTGAAAGGGTCAAGGACGCATGCGGCAGGCGATCG GTTAGTAATGTGCCAGTACAATCAATGGAGGGTGATCCTAGAGATGTTATCACTGAAGCCGTAGATAAACACCATGCAGATATTTTGGTCCTTGGAAGCCACGGCTATGGCGCTGTCAAAAG GGCTGTTCTGGGCAGCGTAAGTGACTACTGTGCTCACCATTGTAGCTGCTCAATAATGATTGTGAAAAAGCCCAAGTCCTAA
- the LOC123211894 gene encoding kinesin-like protein KIN-13A, protein MGGQMQQSNAAAATALYDHAGGAVGGSIHNNAGSTSDAGDAVMARWLQSAGLQHLASPLASTGIDQRLLPSLLIQGYGAQSAEEKQRLFKLMRNLNFKGESGSEPYTPTAQTSGVTVSDGFYSPEFRGDFGAGLLDLHAMDDTELLSEHVISEPFKPSPIMPGVSKGFENDFNLTTGQQQKEHIDAYVSAPILTNEKENNARETNVAKIKVVVRKRPLNKKELSRKEDDIVSVSDNGLTVHEPKLKVDLTAYVEKHEFCFDAVLDQNVSNDEVYRVTVEPIIPAIFQRTKATCFAYGQTGSGKTYTMQPLPLRAAEDLVRYLHQPVYQSQRFKLWLSYFEIYGGKLFDLLSDRKKLCMREDGRQQVCIVGLQEFEVSDVQIVKEYIERGNATRSTGSTGANEESSRSHAILQLVVKKHSEVKESKRNNDANESRGGKVVGKISFIDLAGSERGADTTDNDRQTRIEGAEINKSLLALKECIRALDNDQTHIPFRGSKLTEVLRDSFVGNSRTVMISCISPNAGSCEHTLNTLRYADRVKSLSKSGNVKKDSVVNSIPALSKDASSAASVPVTVEMEDDFEPQEVKVVDIGRRVVEKETFSNPTVDFDKQQSSYYSNLPFNGREESEVASGSMDKEKFEVNSYGGSTSQKMHPSHSQTNIDTEEKVQKVSPPRRKASRDTEKSEKLGNWLKKDSGGSDFSTTNARQQNTGSFNTNNVGPRQSEPERPTDGNINALLEEEAALITAHRKEIEDTMEIVREEMKLLAEVDQPGSLIDNYVTQLSFVLSRKAAGLVSLQARLARFQHRLKEQEILSRKRVPR, encoded by the exons ATGGGTGGCCAGATGCAGCAGAGCAATGCTGCAGCGGCGACGGCGCTGTATGATCACGCAGGTGGCGCGGTCGGTGGGTCCATTCATAATAATGCGGGTTCTACAAGCGATGCTGGTGATGCTGTCATGGCACGGTGGCTTCAGTCGGCAGGACTGCAGCATCTGGCCTCTCCCTTGGCTTCAACGGGCATCGATCAGCGCCTACTCCCCAGTCTCCTCATTCAG GGTTATGGAGCGCAATCTGCTGAAGAGAAACAGAGACTTTTCAAGTTAATGAGAAATCTCAATTTTAAAGGGGAATCTGGGTCTGAGCCTTACACACCAACTGCACAAACTTCAGGAGTAACTGTATCAGATGGATTCTATTCTCCAGAGTTTAGGGGGGATTTTGGAGCTGGACTCTTGGATCTTCATGCTATGGATGATACAGAACTTCTATCTGAG CATGTTATTTCAGAACCGTTCAAGCCATCCCCAATTATGCCTGGTGTTAGCAAAGGGTTTGAAAATGACTTCAATCTGACAACAGGCCAGCAGCAAAAGGAGCACATTGATGCATATGTCTCAGCTCCAATTCTcacaaatgaaaaagagaacAATGCAAGGGAAACTAATGTTGCTAAGATCAAAGTTGTG GTTCGTAAAAGACCATTAAACAAGAAGGAGCTCTCACGGAAGGAGGATGATATCGTTTCTGTGTCTGACAATGGTCTTACTGTCCATGAACCCAAGCTAAAG GTGGACTTGACTGCATATGTGGAGAAGCATGAGTTTTGTTTTGATGCTGTTCTGGATCAGAATGTCAGTAATGATGAG GTATATCGGGTCACTGTAGAGCCAATTATTCCAGCCATTTTTCAACGAACAAAAGCTACTTGTTTTGCATATGGACAAACAG gaAGTGGCAAGACTTATACAATGCAACCCTTACCTCTGCGAGCGGCAGAAGACCTTGTTAGATATTTGCATCAGCCTGTGTATCAAAGTCAGCGGTTCAAATTGTGGCTTAGTTATTTCGAGATATATGGTGGAAAACTTTTTGATCTTCTCAGTGATAGAAA GAAACTTTGTATGAGAGAAGATGGGCGACAACAAGTTTGCATTGTTGGACTACAAGAATTTGAAGTTTCTGATGTGCAAATTGTAAAGGAATACATTGAGAGGGGCAATGCTACAAGAAGTACAGGATCTACTGGTGCCAATGAGGAATCTTCTAGGTCTCATGCTATTTTACAACTCGTTGTCAAGAAGCACAGTGAGGTTAAAGAATCTAAGCGGAACAATGATGCAAATGAATCTAGAGGAGGGAAGGTTGTTGGAAAAATTTCTTTCATTGATCTTGCTGGTAGTGAAAGAGGTGCAGACACCACTGATAATGACCGTCAAACTAG GATTGAGGGTGCAGAAATCAATAAGAGTCTTTTGGCTCTTAAGGAATGCATTCGTGCTCTGGACAACGACCAGACTCATATCCCATTTCGAGGGAGCAAACTTACAGAAGTTCTTCGTGATTCCTTTGTTGGCAACTCAAGAACTGTTATGATCTCTTGCATATCTCCGAATGCTGGATCATGTGAGCATACCCTCAATACATTGAGATACGCAGATAG GGTTAAAAGTCTCTCaaaaagtgggaatgtaaaaaAGGATTCAGTCGTAAATTCAATACCAGCACTCAGCAAAGATGCTTCATCAGCAGCTTCTGTGCCAGTTACTGTCGAAATGGAGGATGATTTTGAGCCACAAGAAGTTAAGGTAGTTGATATAGGTAGAAGAGTTGTTGAAAAAGAAACTTTTTCTAATCCTACTGTTGATTTCGACAAACAACAATCAAGCTATTATTCTAATCTTCCCTTCAATGGAAGAGAGGAAAGCGAGGTGGCATCTGGCTCAATGGACAAGGAGAAGTTTGAAGTTAATTCTTATGGAGGTTCTACCAGTCAAAAGATGCACCCATCACATTCCCAAACTAACATTGATACGGAAGAGAAAGTGCAAAAGGTATCACCACCTCGAAGAAAAGCATCTAGGGATACTGAAAAATCAGAAAAGTTGGGGAATTGGCTCAAAAAGGATAGTGGTGGATCAGATTTCTCAACCACTAATGCCAGGCAGCAGAATACAGGAAGTTTCAACACAAATAATGTTGGACCTAGACAATCTGAACCCGAACGTCCAACAGATGGCAATATCAATGCATTACTGGAG GAAGAAGCTGCACTAATCACAGCTCATAGAAAAGAAATTGAGGATACTATGGAGATCGTTCGTGAA GAAATGAAACTTCTGGCAGAAGTGGACCAACCAGGCAGCCTCATTGACAACTATGTGACCCAGTTGAGTTTTGTGCTTTCACGCAAAGCAGCAGGTCTAGTTAGCCTTCAAGCTCGACTTGCCAGGTTTCAGCATCGCCTCAAAGAACAGGAAATACTCAGCCGAAAGAGAGTTCCTCGTTAG